In the Sus scrofa isolate TJ Tabasco breed Duroc chromosome 7, Sscrofa11.1, whole genome shotgun sequence genome, one interval contains:
- the LOC100625957 gene encoding LOW QUALITY PROTEIN: arginine-fifty homeobox-like (The sequence of the model RefSeq protein was modified relative to this genomic sequence to represent the inferred CDS: inserted 2 bases in 2 codons) encodes MKWKKHHKCISFTPTQHEALEALFGYNMFPDKNLQRKLGLKFNLPESTIKIWFRNWWFKMRKQQQQQHQQSLKPPNQTLPAKKIPTASTSPHYFFPEVSDSSSFLSVQPVGPFQWAGNSIITESPTSDVQMQDPQLERLVASIPALYSDAYDIDQIXELYSFPDEDEIDSSSFHSLYQYLSPTRPSXEQSSSLSIFASPAVGLSPKQTWFSMISWSFAAYSLRDRLEFQKPSSMVDFL; translated from the exons ATGAAATGGAAAAAGCATCACAAATGTATCTCATTCACCCCCACACAGCATGAAGCACTGGAGGCTCTGTTTGGCTACAACATGTTTCCAGACAAAAATCTTCAGAGAAAACTTGGTTTAAAATTCAACCTACCAGAGTCAACAATAAAGATCTGGTTCAGGAACTGGTGGTTCAAAatgaggaagcagcagcagcaacagcatcaGCAATCACTCAAGCCACCAAACCAGACTCTTCCAGCCAAGAAGATACCCACAGCATCAACTAGtcctcattattttttccctgaaGTTTCAGATTCCTCTAGCTTCCTTTCAGTTCAACCTGTAGGCCCTTTCCAGTGGGCAGGGAACTCTATCATCACTGAGAGTCCTACAAGCGATGTTCAAATGCAAGATCCTCAATTGGAGAGACTAGTGGCCTCCATTCCTGCTTTATACTCTGATGCCTATGACATAGACCAAA AGGAATTGTACAGTTTTCCTGATGAGGATGAGATAGACAGTTCTTCATTCCACTCTCTGTATCAGTATCTCTCACCAACAAGGCCCA TGGAACAGAGTTCTTCTCTTAGCATCTTTGCCAGCCCAGCTGTAGGCTTATCTCCCAAGCAAACCTGGTTCAGCATGATAAGCTGGAGCTTTGCAGCCTACAGTCTAAGAGACAGACTGGAATTCCAGAAGCCCTCCAGTATGGTGGACTTTCTCTGA